In Desulfofundulus kuznetsovii DSM 6115, the following are encoded in one genomic region:
- a CDS encoding ATP-binding protein: MQLKFQVKGMDFSRAGQAATKIKKALQLAGMDPATIRKTIIIAYEAEMNIVIHAYHGTLTANITPHKVEIIAEDEGPGIPDIPLAMQEGYSTAPPHIREMGFGAGMGLPNIKKSADELDIQSEVNKGTKLWAAVFNN, translated from the coding sequence TTGCAACTGAAGTTTCAGGTGAAGGGGATGGATTTCAGCCGGGCAGGCCAGGCCGCAACAAAGATCAAAAAAGCCTTACAGCTGGCCGGTATGGATCCCGCGACCATCCGCAAGACCATCATCATTGCCTACGAGGCGGAGATGAACATCGTCATCCATGCCTATCACGGCACCCTGACAGCCAATATCACTCCCCATAAGGTGGAAATCATCGCCGAAGATGAAGGCCCGGGTATTCCCGATATTCCCCTGGCCATGCAGGAAGGATATTCCACCGCCCCGCCCCACATCCGGGAGATGGGTTTCGGAGCAGGCATGGGCCTGCCCAACATCAAAAAAAGCGCCGATGAACTGGATATCCAGTCGGAAGTAAATAAAGGCACCAAACTGTGGGCGGCAGTTTTCAACAATTAG
- a CDS encoding aspartate ammonia-lyase, producing MSYRVEKDLLGEREIPREAYYGIHTLRAKENFAVSGIPVHRELIWALALVKKAAALANMEIGLLEPRIAGAIVQAAEELARGQWHDQIVVDAFQGGAGTSTNMNVNEVIANRAIEILGGTKGDYSLVHPLDHVNLGQSTNDVYPTALRVAAIKLVRELSQAMAVLQGALQAKEKEFASILKIGRTQLQDAVPVTLGQEFGAYAEAVARDWWRLYKAEERLRQVNLGGTAVGTGLNASRRYIFRVVEILRELTGFGLARAENTVEATQNADIFAEVSGFVKTAAVNLAKIAGDLRLLSSGPRAGLGEIVLPKVQAGSSIMPGKVNPVIPEMVTQVAYQVMAGDVAINMAAASGQLELNAFLPLIAHNLLHSLEMMTGAARLLAEKCVRGIQADEARCRQLLEASQGVITAFAPYLGYEKATAMVLRAARSGRPVTELLVEEGLFTREEIEAILKPEELTTPGVAGVRHLKRFLTREGDKP from the coding sequence GTGTCCTACCGGGTAGAAAAAGATCTGCTGGGTGAAAGGGAAATCCCCCGGGAGGCCTACTACGGCATCCATACTTTAAGGGCCAAAGAAAATTTTGCCGTATCCGGGATTCCCGTTCATCGTGAGCTCATCTGGGCCCTGGCCCTGGTCAAAAAAGCCGCGGCCCTGGCCAATATGGAGATTGGCTTGCTGGAACCCCGCATTGCCGGGGCCATAGTGCAGGCGGCAGAAGAGCTGGCCCGGGGCCAGTGGCATGATCAAATTGTCGTCGACGCCTTTCAGGGCGGGGCGGGCACTTCCACCAACATGAATGTCAACGAGGTCATTGCCAACCGGGCCATTGAAATCCTGGGGGGGACGAAGGGAGATTACTCACTGGTCCATCCGCTGGATCACGTTAACCTGGGCCAGTCCACCAATGACGTTTACCCTACGGCCCTGCGGGTGGCGGCCATCAAGCTGGTGCGGGAGTTGAGCCAGGCCATGGCCGTTCTGCAGGGGGCCCTGCAGGCTAAGGAGAAGGAGTTTGCCTCCATACTCAAGATCGGCCGCACCCAGTTGCAGGATGCGGTGCCCGTTACCCTGGGCCAGGAGTTCGGCGCCTACGCTGAGGCGGTAGCCCGGGACTGGTGGCGTTTGTACAAGGCAGAGGAACGCCTGCGGCAGGTTAACCTGGGTGGGACAGCCGTGGGGACGGGACTCAACGCCAGCCGGCGTTATATCTTCCGGGTGGTGGAGATCCTACGGGAGCTGACCGGTTTTGGCCTGGCCCGGGCGGAAAACACCGTGGAAGCCACGCAAAATGCCGACATTTTCGCGGAGGTCTCCGGCTTTGTAAAGACCGCCGCTGTCAACCTGGCCAAGATAGCCGGGGATCTGCGCCTGTTATCTTCCGGCCCCCGGGCGGGGCTGGGGGAAATCGTGCTGCCTAAGGTGCAGGCCGGTTCATCGATCATGCCCGGCAAGGTCAACCCCGTGATACCTGAAATGGTCACCCAGGTGGCCTACCAGGTGATGGCCGGCGATGTGGCCATTAACATGGCCGCGGCTTCCGGGCAGCTGGAGTTAAATGCCTTCCTTCCCCTGATTGCCCACAATTTGCTCCACTCCCTGGAAATGATGACCGGGGCGGCCAGGTTGCTGGCGGAAAAATGCGTCCGGGGCATTCAAGCTGATGAGGCCCGCTGCCGGCAGTTGCTGGAAGCCAGCCAGGGGGTGATCACCGCCTTTGCCCCTTACCTGGGCTACGAGAAGGCTACCGCCATGGTTCTGCGGGCAGCCCGGAGCGGTCGGCCGGTAACGGAACTGCTGGTGGAGGAGGGGTTGTTCACCAGGGAGGAAATCGAAGCAATCCTTAAACCGGAAGAGCTGACCACACCGGGTGTGGCCGGCGTGCGACATTTAAAGCGCTTTTTAACCAGGGAAGGTGATAAGCCATGA
- the hydF gene encoding [FeFe] hydrogenase H-cluster maturation GTPase HydF produces MSLNATPRGQRLHIALFGRRNAGKSSLINAITNQEVAIVSGIPGTTTDPVAKAMELLPLGPVMLIDTAGLDDTGELGALRVQKTLEVLNKTDLALLVVDPGRGIGEYERDVVNRAREQKVPVLGVINKIDLYPEAVNRPWQQELDVPFVAVSALTRRGINELKMAVVKAAPRDWALPTIVGDLIEPGDLVVLVIPIDKAAPRGRLILPQQQVIRDVLENDAVAVMVKERELKHALASMAVKPKLVVTDASAYLKAVADTPPDVLFTSFSILFARYKGDLPTLVAGARAVKDLKPGDKILIAEACTHHPIQDDIGRVKIPRWLRQAVGGELVFDVASGGSTLPENLRDYKLIVHCGACMLNRREMLYRIMQAQEAGVPIVNYGVLMAHIHGVLKRALSPFPQALAVLEEEQVEFEDELALLSRYREHR; encoded by the coding sequence ATGAGCCTGAATGCTACCCCCCGGGGGCAGCGGCTGCACATTGCCCTTTTCGGCCGGCGCAATGCAGGCAAATCCAGCTTAATTAACGCCATAACTAACCAGGAAGTGGCCATCGTTTCCGGCATCCCCGGCACAACCACCGATCCCGTGGCCAAGGCCATGGAGCTCCTCCCCCTGGGGCCGGTGATGCTTATCGACACGGCGGGGCTGGACGATACCGGGGAACTGGGCGCCCTGCGGGTGCAGAAAACCCTGGAGGTGCTCAACAAAACCGACCTGGCCCTTTTGGTGGTGGATCCCGGGCGGGGAATTGGGGAATATGAACGGGATGTGGTGAACCGGGCCCGGGAACAAAAGGTGCCGGTACTGGGAGTAATCAACAAAATCGACCTCTACCCCGAAGCGGTTAACCGCCCGTGGCAGCAGGAACTGGATGTGCCCTTTGTTGCGGTCAGCGCTTTGACCCGCCGGGGCATCAATGAGCTGAAAATGGCCGTCGTAAAGGCTGCCCCCAGGGACTGGGCCCTTCCCACCATTGTGGGGGACCTGATTGAACCGGGGGACCTGGTCGTACTGGTCATCCCCATTGACAAGGCCGCTCCTAGGGGGAGGCTCATCCTCCCGCAGCAGCAGGTAATCCGGGACGTACTGGAAAACGACGCCGTGGCAGTGATGGTCAAGGAGCGGGAGCTGAAGCACGCCCTGGCCAGCATGGCCGTGAAGCCGAAGCTGGTGGTTACCGATGCCTCGGCCTACCTCAAGGCCGTGGCCGACACACCGCCGGATGTGCTTTTTACCTCCTTCTCCATCCTGTTTGCCCGCTATAAAGGAGACCTGCCCACCCTGGTGGCCGGGGCCAGGGCCGTCAAGGATTTAAAGCCCGGGGACAAAATCCTCATTGCCGAGGCCTGTACCCATCACCCCATCCAGGATGATATCGGCCGGGTGAAGATACCCCGCTGGCTCCGGCAGGCGGTGGGAGGGGAACTGGTATTTGACGTGGCCAGCGGCGGGAGCACCCTGCCTGAAAATCTCCGGGATTACAAGCTGATCGTGCACTGCGGGGCCTGTATGCTCAACCGCCGGGAAATGCTCTACCGGATCATGCAGGCCCAGGAAGCCGGGGTGCCCATTGTCAATTACGGCGTGCTCATGGCTCACATTCACGGGGTTTTAAAGCGGGCATTATCCCCCTTCCCCCAGGCTTTAGCCGTTCTGGAAGAGGAACAGGTGGAATTTGAAGATGAGCTGGCCCTGTTGAGCAGGTATCGCGAACACAGGTGA
- the tnpC gene encoding IS66 family transposase — translation MNIEELQSRCLQLEEQCRWLEQQNAELTAKLNWFMEQLRLSKHRQFGVSSERTASGYQQLSLFNEAEVEAQPASPEPAVETITYQRRKQRGRREMVLDNLPVETVEYRLPEEERVCSCCGGPLHEMSTEVRQELQIIPAQVKVVKHVRYVYSCRHCERNELTTPIVTAPMPAPVFPGSMVSPSLMAYIMNQKYGEGLPLYRQEQQFAHLGVELSRQTLANWVLYGANNWLALIYDRLHEHLLERDILHADETTLQVLREPGRAAETQSYLWLYRTGRDGPPIILYDYQTTRASKHPRRFLAGFKGYLHVDGYAGYNELPDVTLVGCWAHARRKFDEALKALPEDKRNKAVAAQVGLEFCNQLFAIERDLKDATPQERYQARQVRSRPVLDAFRAWLKTQKTQVLPKSSFGQAVNYCLSQWDKLIAFLQDGRLELDNNRSERSIKPFVIGRKNWLFANTPRGARASAITYSIIETAKENGLNPFQYLSYLFEKLPNLDPKDSNALDQLLPWSNSLPHVCRANK, via the coding sequence ATGAATATAGAAGAGCTGCAAAGCCGCTGTCTACAGCTGGAAGAGCAGTGCAGATGGTTGGAACAACAGAATGCCGAGCTGACCGCTAAACTGAATTGGTTTATGGAGCAGCTTCGCTTGAGCAAACACCGGCAATTCGGTGTTTCCAGCGAACGGACCGCTTCTGGCTACCAGCAGCTTTCGCTTTTTAATGAGGCGGAAGTGGAAGCCCAGCCGGCTTCACCCGAACCGGCTGTCGAAACCATCACCTACCAGCGCCGCAAACAGCGTGGCCGCCGGGAGATGGTGCTCGATAACCTGCCGGTGGAAACGGTTGAGTACCGCCTGCCGGAAGAAGAGCGGGTCTGTTCGTGCTGCGGTGGTCCTTTACATGAAATGAGCACCGAAGTACGACAGGAACTGCAGATCATCCCGGCCCAGGTAAAAGTGGTCAAGCATGTGCGTTACGTTTATTCCTGCCGCCATTGCGAGCGCAACGAGCTAACCACCCCCATTGTTACCGCTCCCATGCCGGCTCCTGTATTTCCCGGAAGTATGGTTTCCCCCTCGCTTATGGCTTACATCATGAACCAGAAATACGGGGAAGGTCTGCCGCTGTACCGCCAGGAGCAGCAGTTTGCCCACCTGGGGGTGGAGCTGTCCCGGCAGACGCTTGCCAACTGGGTGCTGTACGGGGCGAACAACTGGTTGGCCCTGATCTACGATCGCCTGCATGAACACCTGCTTGAGCGGGATATCCTGCATGCCGATGAGACAACCCTGCAGGTCCTCCGCGAGCCGGGCCGGGCTGCTGAAACCCAATCGTACCTCTGGCTCTACCGCACCGGGCGGGACGGTCCTCCCATTATTCTCTACGACTACCAGACCACCCGGGCCAGCAAGCACCCCCGCCGGTTCCTGGCAGGTTTTAAAGGCTACTTGCACGTTGACGGTTACGCCGGCTACAACGAACTGCCGGATGTCACCCTGGTGGGCTGCTGGGCCCATGCCCGGCGCAAGTTTGATGAAGCGTTAAAGGCCCTGCCGGAAGATAAACGCAATAAAGCAGTGGCCGCCCAGGTGGGGCTGGAATTTTGTAACCAACTTTTTGCCATTGAGCGCGACTTGAAAGATGCAACGCCCCAGGAGCGTTATCAGGCCCGCCAGGTGCGCAGCCGCCCCGTGCTGGATGCTTTTCGGGCATGGCTTAAAACCCAGAAAACACAGGTACTGCCCAAAAGTTCCTTTGGTCAGGCAGTTAACTATTGCCTGAGCCAGTGGGATAAACTCATTGCCTTTTTGCAGGATGGACGCCTGGAACTGGATAACAACCGGAGTGAGCGGTCGATCAAACCCTTTGTCATTGGCCGCAAGAACTGGTTGTTTGCCAATACTCCGCGGGGTGCCCGGGCCAGCGCTATTACTTACAGCATCATAGAAACGGCAAAGGAGAATGGGTTGAATCCTTTCCAGTACCTCAGTTATCTTTTTGAAAAACTTCCCAACCTGGACCCTAAAGACAGTAACGCCCTGGATCAGTTGCTCCCCTGGTCCAATTCGCTGCCCCATGTCTGCAGGGCTAATAAATAA
- the hydE gene encoding [FeFe] hydrogenase H-cluster radical SAM maturase HydE, which yields MRHEFMEALAKAREAHSLEHREILILLQARGEEVDALGRAADGVRAASLGDEVHLRGIIEFSNYCRQNCLYCGLRRDNRNLRRYRLTPGEILAAARKAAGLGLPTIVLQSGEDPHYTAPVLADIIRRLKEEVGVGAVTLSVGERSFEDYRLWREAGADRYLLKHETADAALFARLRPGTTLQDRLLRLKWLRELGYQVGSGNIVGLPGQTLKTLAADILLMRELDVEMAGIGPFIPHPQTPLAKEPPGELELTLKVLAIARLLLPRAHLPATTALGTIHPQGRRMGLCFGANVIMPDTTPPPYRCYYQIYPGKAGLHEEMETTLVSLKNLIFSLNRRVGSGPGHSPKIQGGMEQ from the coding sequence ATGCGGCACGAGTTCATGGAAGCGCTGGCCAAAGCCAGAGAAGCCCATAGCCTTGAGCACCGGGAAATTCTTATTCTCCTCCAGGCCAGGGGCGAGGAGGTTGATGCCCTTGGCCGGGCGGCCGACGGGGTGAGGGCGGCATCCCTGGGAGATGAGGTGCACTTACGTGGCATCATTGAGTTTTCCAACTACTGCCGCCAGAACTGCCTTTACTGCGGCCTGCGCCGGGACAACCGGAATTTGCGGCGTTACCGCTTAACTCCCGGAGAAATCCTGGCCGCTGCCCGCAAGGCCGCCGGGCTGGGTCTTCCGACCATTGTTCTGCAATCGGGGGAGGATCCCCATTACACGGCCCCGGTTCTGGCGGATATAATCAGGCGTTTAAAGGAAGAGGTGGGGGTGGGAGCGGTAACCCTTTCCGTCGGCGAGCGTTCCTTTGAGGATTACCGCCTGTGGCGGGAAGCGGGGGCCGACCGCTACCTCTTGAAGCACGAAACCGCCGACGCCGCCCTTTTTGCCCGGCTGCGGCCGGGTACCACCTTGCAGGATCGGCTGCTGCGCCTGAAGTGGTTGCGGGAGCTGGGCTACCAGGTGGGGTCGGGGAACATCGTCGGCCTGCCGGGCCAGACTCTGAAAACCCTGGCCGCCGACATCCTGCTCATGCGCGAGCTGGACGTGGAGATGGCGGGCATTGGCCCCTTCATACCCCATCCGCAAACACCCCTGGCCAAAGAGCCTCCCGGAGAGCTGGAACTCACCCTGAAGGTGCTGGCCATAGCCAGGTTGCTCCTTCCCCGGGCCCATTTGCCCGCCACCACGGCCCTGGGTACCATCCATCCCCAGGGGCGGCGTATGGGGCTTTGCTTTGGTGCCAATGTGATTATGCCCGATACAACCCCGCCGCCTTACCGCTGCTATTACCAGATCTATCCCGGAAAGGCGGGACTGCACGAGGAAATGGAAACGACACTGGTTTCGTTGAAGAACCTGATCTTTTCCTTAAACCGGCGGGTGGGGAGCGGACCGGGGCATTCCCCGAAAATCCAAGGAGGGATGGAACAGTGA
- the tnpA gene encoding IS66 family insertion sequence element accessory protein TnpA — protein sequence MTKAEREALWETRIAEYKMSGQSVREWCAAHEGISPRQLWYWLRKFKDRNVVTPGKSNRWLPVEISNQSFIEEDHTLLVKIGPANIEVKPGFDPALLSQVVKVLVALC from the coding sequence ATGACCAAAGCCGAACGGGAAGCGCTATGGGAAACCCGAATAGCCGAATACAAGATGAGTGGGCAAAGCGTCAGAGAATGGTGCGCCGCCCATGAAGGCATCAGCCCCAGGCAGTTATGGTACTGGCTGCGAAAGTTTAAAGACCGGAACGTAGTTACCCCAGGAAAATCAAACCGGTGGCTGCCGGTGGAAATAAGCAACCAGTCATTTATAGAAGAGGACCATACTTTACTGGTCAAAATAGGACCGGCCAACATCGAGGTAAAACCCGGCTTTGATCCAGCCTTGCTTTCTCAGGTAGTTAAGGTGCTGGTAGCGTTATGCTAA
- a CDS encoding DRTGG domain-containing protein: MHVIKKMLNADVLCGADRLDTEVTSGFGCDLISDSLCFARPGCLLLTGLTNVQIIRLAEMVEARAIVFVRGKKPGEDVIKLAREKGLPLLATDLFLFESCGILYQAGLRSS; encoded by the coding sequence TTGCATGTCATTAAAAAGATGCTCAATGCCGATGTGCTCTGCGGTGCCGACCGGCTTGATACAGAGGTCACTTCCGGCTTTGGCTGCGACCTGATCAGTGACTCTTTGTGTTTTGCCAGGCCGGGCTGCCTTCTGCTCACCGGGCTTACCAATGTGCAGATCATCCGTCTTGCGGAAATGGTGGAGGCACGGGCCATCGTTTTTGTGCGGGGTAAGAAGCCCGGTGAAGACGTAATCAAGCTGGCGCGGGAAAAGGGTCTTCCCTTGCTGGCGACCGATCTGTTCCTGTTTGAAAGTTGCGGCATCCTCTACCAGGCGGGACTGCGGAGTTCCTGA
- the hydG gene encoding [FeFe] hydrogenase H-cluster radical SAM maturase HydG, with protein sequence MKCEPATFINEEQINGLLEEGRRATPATAREIIARAEEARGLSPFEVAVLLHVEDQDTLDLMFATAYRVKERIYGKRLVLFAPLYISNYCINNCRYCGYRRDNKELVRRRLTMEEIRDEVIALEAMGHKRLALETGEDPVNCPIDYVLEAIETIYSVKDRNGSIRRVNVNIAATTVDEYRLLKKAGIGTYILFQETYHRDTYRAMHPSGPKRDYDWHTTAMDRAMEGGIDDVGLGVLFGLYDYKFEVLGLLFHALHLEERFGVGPHTISVPRLRPALNINLENFPYLVSDRDFKKIIAILRLAVPYTGMILSTRERPEFRDELISVGISQISAGSCTGVGGYHRALMGERREEGDTAQFQVEDHRSPDEVLRSVCLSGYIPSFCTACYRKGRTGDRFMSLAKTGQIQNVCQPNAILTFKEFLLDYASPETRRVGEETIQKHLELIENPAVREETVARLEMIEKGQRDLYF encoded by the coding sequence GTGAAGTGTGAACCGGCTACCTTTATCAACGAAGAGCAGATTAACGGCCTGCTGGAAGAAGGCCGCCGGGCAACTCCTGCCACGGCCCGGGAGATCATCGCCCGGGCGGAAGAGGCCAGGGGGCTCTCTCCCTTTGAAGTGGCCGTGTTGCTGCATGTGGAGGACCAGGATACCCTGGACCTGATGTTTGCTACTGCCTACCGGGTTAAAGAAAGGATCTACGGCAAAAGGCTGGTTCTTTTTGCCCCCCTTTATATCAGCAACTACTGCATCAACAACTGCCGGTACTGCGGTTACCGCCGGGACAACAAAGAACTGGTGCGGCGCCGCCTGACCATGGAGGAAATACGGGATGAAGTGATTGCCCTGGAAGCTATGGGACACAAGCGGCTGGCCCTGGAAACGGGTGAGGACCCCGTCAACTGCCCCATTGATTACGTGCTGGAAGCCATCGAGACCATCTACTCCGTTAAGGACAGGAACGGCAGCATCCGGCGGGTGAACGTGAATATCGCCGCCACCACGGTGGATGAATACCGGCTTTTGAAAAAAGCTGGCATTGGTACCTATATCTTGTTCCAGGAAACTTACCACCGTGATACCTACCGGGCCATGCATCCCTCCGGCCCCAAGCGGGATTACGACTGGCATACCACGGCCATGGACCGGGCTATGGAAGGCGGTATTGATGACGTGGGCCTGGGCGTTTTATTTGGTTTATATGACTATAAGTTTGAAGTGCTGGGCCTGCTTTTCCATGCTTTGCATCTGGAAGAGCGCTTTGGCGTAGGTCCCCACACCATCTCGGTTCCCCGGCTGCGTCCGGCCTTGAATATCAATCTGGAGAACTTCCCTTACCTGGTTTCCGACCGGGACTTCAAAAAAATCATCGCTATTTTGCGCCTGGCCGTACCTTACACCGGCATGATTCTCTCCACCCGGGAACGGCCGGAGTTCCGGGATGAATTGATCTCGGTGGGCATTTCCCAGATCAGCGCCGGTTCGTGTACGGGCGTGGGAGGCTACCACAGGGCTCTGATGGGCGAGCGCCGGGAAGAGGGAGATACTGCCCAGTTCCAGGTGGAGGATCACCGGAGCCCCGACGAAGTGCTGCGCAGTGTTTGCTTGTCCGGGTACATACCCAGCTTCTGTACGGCCTGTTACCGCAAGGGGCGCACCGGCGACCGGTTTATGTCCCTGGCTAAAACAGGCCAGATCCAGAACGTCTGCCAGCCCAATGCCATTCTCACCTTCAAGGAATTTCTCCTGGACTATGCTTCTCCGGAAACCAGGCGGGTGGGTGAGGAGACCATCCAGAAACACCTGGAGTTGATCGAAAATCCCGCCGTGCGTGAAGAAACCGTAGCCCGTTTGGAAATGATCGAAAAAGGACAGCGGGACCTGTACTTTTAG
- a CDS encoding TM1266 family iron-only hydrogenase system putative regulator codes for MERRIGVVGILVEDRQYAAGKINSILGEYAEIIVGRMGIPYREKNLSVIALIVDGTTDEIGAMTGKLGSIRGVQVKSALVSRK; via the coding sequence GTGGAAAGGCGCATTGGGGTGGTCGGCATCCTGGTCGAAGACCGCCAGTATGCCGCGGGAAAGATCAACAGCATCCTGGGGGAATATGCGGAGATTATTGTGGGGCGCATGGGCATACCTTACCGGGAGAAGAACCTTTCGGTCATCGCCCTGATTGTTGACGGCACCACCGACGAAATTGGGGCTATGACGGGAAAACTGGGCAGTATCAGGGGTGTGCAGGTAAAAAGCGCCCTGGTGTCCCGCAAGTAA
- the tnpB gene encoding IS66 family insertion sequence element accessory protein TnpB (TnpB, as the term is used for proteins encoded by IS66 family insertion elements, is considered an accessory protein, since TnpC, encoded by a neighboring gene, is a DDE family transposase.) produces MLNEFSINRVYLACGATDLRKSIDGLAVLVKEGFELDPFSSCLFVFCNRQRDKIKILHWDHNGFWLYYRRLEKGKFPWPERSTSSTIAISRRELRWLLDGLSIEQPKAHPEVKARTVI; encoded by the coding sequence ATGCTAAATGAATTTAGTATCAACCGGGTTTACCTCGCCTGCGGTGCCACCGATTTGCGCAAGTCCATTGACGGCCTGGCCGTGCTGGTCAAGGAAGGGTTTGAGCTGGACCCCTTCTCTTCCTGCCTTTTCGTCTTCTGTAACCGGCAGCGGGACAAAATTAAAATTCTCCACTGGGACCACAATGGGTTTTGGCTCTATTACCGCCGGCTGGAGAAAGGTAAATTCCCCTGGCCGGAAAGAAGCACTTCTTCAACTATTGCCATTAGCCGCCGGGAACTGCGCTGGCTGCTCGACGGCCTATCGATAGAACAGCCTAAAGCTCATCCCGAGGTAAAAGCACGCACTGTAATATAA
- a CDS encoding IS1182 family transposase, producing the protein MLGRQKQQLKFTNIDVLQAWEQKPLVPEDSFYYGLSQADDIFRDELFADCYASCGRPSIPPSRLVKVLLLQFHDRVSDREAEQRALYDLRWKVALNLSLGEAGFDHTDLCRFRARLLLNKKERAAFEEILKAAEAKGLLPAKCVQQIMDSTYVLGAGAVQDTYTLIRLAIRKLLSALKKRPDFPELRLNLNYQGKGKPKINWEDPAERERLLNQLYQDALTIISATEGMELSCKERELKDLLLTVATQDIEQKEDGSVTIKRGVAKDRVISTTDPEMRHGRKSHSRLFDGYKSHTAMDKESEFIIAVTVTPGNTHDSEATFALVDQQPEERRPEEAIFDTAYGTGRVREEMATLQIKVISPVPEGIGKDGCFPKSAFEIDLDRQICRCPAGQIAPEKIYDKKTGRLKVFLFSPEQCQNCPLLNQCTRNKKGRRTVTVNAYERYLQEGRAFQKTEEFAGKYPERCKIERKQAEMVMHGLRKARYLGLAKVTLQALLIATVVNFKRYWKLLNQKENSVVPHTGMVINCTTLVLASG; encoded by the coding sequence ATGCTGGGCCGCCAAAAACAACAATTGAAATTTACGAACATCGACGTCCTGCAGGCCTGGGAGCAAAAGCCCCTCGTTCCCGAAGACAGCTTTTACTATGGCCTCTCTCAGGCTGACGATATCTTCCGGGACGAACTATTTGCCGACTGCTATGCCTCCTGCGGACGTCCGTCCATCCCACCCAGCCGCCTGGTCAAGGTGCTCCTGCTGCAGTTTCACGACCGGGTATCAGACCGGGAAGCGGAACAACGTGCTTTATACGACCTGCGCTGGAAAGTAGCACTGAACCTTTCCCTGGGGGAAGCAGGATTTGACCATACCGACCTGTGCCGGTTTCGGGCCAGGTTATTGTTGAACAAGAAAGAACGCGCCGCTTTTGAAGAAATCCTAAAGGCGGCGGAAGCTAAAGGGTTGCTTCCCGCTAAATGTGTTCAACAGATCATGGACTCCACCTACGTCCTGGGTGCCGGAGCGGTCCAGGACACCTACACTTTAATCCGGCTGGCCATAAGAAAACTTTTGAGCGCCCTGAAAAAACGCCCTGATTTCCCGGAATTGAGGCTGAATCTTAATTATCAGGGCAAGGGCAAACCCAAAATCAACTGGGAAGACCCCGCCGAACGGGAAAGGCTGTTAAACCAGCTTTACCAGGATGCCTTAACGATTATTAGCGCAACGGAGGGGATGGAATTATCCTGTAAAGAAAGGGAATTAAAAGACCTCCTATTGACGGTAGCCACCCAGGATATAGAACAAAAGGAAGACGGCTCGGTAACCATAAAACGGGGGGTGGCCAAGGACCGGGTCATTTCCACCACCGATCCCGAAATGCGCCACGGAAGAAAGTCTCACTCCCGGCTCTTTGACGGCTACAAGAGCCATACCGCCATGGATAAAGAAAGTGAATTTATCATCGCCGTTACCGTAACCCCCGGGAACACCCACGATTCAGAGGCAACTTTTGCGCTTGTCGACCAGCAACCCGAAGAGCGCCGGCCAGAGGAAGCGATCTTTGACACTGCTTATGGCACGGGCAGGGTCAGGGAAGAAATGGCCACCCTCCAGATTAAAGTGATCAGCCCTGTCCCCGAAGGAATCGGGAAAGATGGCTGTTTCCCCAAATCGGCTTTTGAAATTGACCTGGACAGACAGATCTGCCGCTGCCCAGCCGGTCAAATCGCACCTGAAAAAATCTATGACAAAAAAACGGGCCGGCTCAAAGTATTTCTCTTTTCCCCGGAACAGTGCCAAAACTGTCCTTTATTAAACCAGTGTACCAGAAACAAAAAGGGTAGACGGACAGTCACGGTAAATGCCTACGAACGCTACCTCCAGGAGGGTCGGGCCTTTCAAAAAACCGAGGAGTTTGCCGGTAAATATCCCGAACGCTGCAAGATCGAGAGAAAGCAGGCGGAAATGGTGATGCATGGCCTGCGAAAAGCTCGTTATCTTGGTCTGGCCAAAGTAACCCTGCAGGCGCTTTTAATTGCCACTGTGGTTAACTTTAAACGTTACTGGAAGCTGCTTAACCAAAAAGAAAATTCTGTGGTTCCCCATACCGGTATGGTAATAAATTGCACCACACTAGTCCTGGCAAGTGGATAG